Proteins from a genomic interval of Helicobacter pylori Shi112:
- a CDS encoding L-lactate permease — translation MSEFHQVYDPLGNIWLSALVALLPILLFFLSLMVFKLKGYAAAFLSVVLSAIIAVLVYKMPVSMVGSSFLYGFLYGLWPIAWIIIAAIFLYKLSVKSGYFEILKESVQSITLDHRILVILIGFCFGSFLEGAIGFGGPIAITAAILVGLGLSPLYAAGLCLIANTAPVAFGAVGIPISAMASAVGVPAILISAMTGKILFFVSLFVPFFIVFLMDGFKGIKETFPAVFIAAFSFAIAQFLSSNYLGPELPGIISALVSLVATALFLKFWQPKVIFRSDGKAASFTKSNHHICKIYVAWSPFVILVLVIVLWIQPFFKALFEKDGLLAFSNFYFEFNNISNHIFKSPPFVESDQSASFPVVFKFSLINTVGTSIFLAALISILVLRVRVSDALSVFGETLKEMRYPILTIGLVLSFAYVSNYSGISSTLALALTHTGLAFTFFSPLIGWVGVFLTGSDTSSNLLFGSLQQLTAQRLHLPEILTLTANTVGGTLGKMISPQSIAIACAAVGLAGKESNLFKFTVKYSLIFVAIMGVVISAIAYLIPEVVPAIK, via the coding sequence GTGTCAGAATTTCATCAAGTTTATGACCCTTTGGGTAATATTTGGCTGAGCGCTCTTGTGGCCTTATTACCGATTTTGCTATTTTTCTTATCTTTAATGGTTTTTAAACTCAAAGGTTATGCGGCGGCCTTTTTGAGCGTGGTTCTGTCAGCCATTATTGCGGTTTTAGTGTATAAAATGCCTGTTAGCATGGTGGGTTCAAGCTTTCTTTATGGCTTCCTCTATGGCTTATGGCCGATCGCTTGGATCATTATTGCGGCGATTTTTTTATACAAACTCAGCGTTAAATCCGGCTATTTTGAAATTTTAAAAGAAAGCGTTCAGTCCATCACTTTAGATCACAGGATTTTAGTGATTTTGATTGGCTTTTGTTTTGGCTCGTTTTTAGAAGGAGCGATCGGCTTTGGAGGGCCTATTGCCATTACAGCGGCGATTTTAGTGGGCTTAGGGTTAAGCCCCTTATACGCTGCCGGGTTATGTTTGATTGCTAACACCGCTCCTGTAGCCTTTGGCGCGGTGGGTATCCCTATAAGCGCGATGGCGAGCGCGGTAGGGGTGCCAGCGATTTTGATTTCAGCCATGACGGGTAAAATCCTTTTTTTTGTGAGCTTGTTCGTGCCGTTTTTCATTGTGTTTTTAATGGATGGCTTTAAGGGGATTAAAGAAACTTTTCCGGCCGTTTTTATCGCGGCTTTTTCTTTCGCTATTGCACAATTTTTAAGCTCTAATTACTTGGGACCAGAATTGCCTGGCATTATTTCAGCCCTTGTTTCACTCGTTGCAACGGCACTCTTTTTGAAATTTTGGCAGCCTAAAGTGATTTTTAGAAGTGATGGCAAAGCGGCTTCATTCACTAAGAGTAACCATCATATCTGTAAGATCTATGTCGCTTGGTCTCCTTTTGTGATTTTGGTTTTAGTGATTGTGTTATGGATACAGCCTTTTTTTAAGGCTTTATTTGAAAAAGACGGCTTGTTAGCTTTTTCTAATTTTTATTTTGAATTCAATAATATCAGTAACCACATCTTTAAAAGCCCGCCTTTTGTAGAATCCGATCAAAGCGCGAGTTTTCCGGTGGTGTTTAAATTTTCTTTAATCAACACGGTTGGCACTTCCATTTTTTTAGCCGCTCTCATTAGCATACTCGTTTTAAGGGTGCGAGTGAGCGATGCGCTGAGCGTCTTTGGCGAGACTTTAAAAGAAATGCGCTACCCCATTCTTACCATTGGTTTAGTTTTAAGCTTTGCCTATGTGTCTAATTACAGCGGGATTTCTTCCACTCTAGCCTTAGCGCTCACCCATACGGGCTTAGCTTTCACCTTTTTCTCGCCCTTGATCGGGTGGGTGGGCGTGTTTTTAACCGGGAGCGATACGAGTTCTAATCTTTTATTTGGCTCTTTACAGCAACTCACCGCCCAACGATTGCACCTCCCTGAGATTTTAACCCTAACGGCTAATACCGTGGGTGGCACTTTGGGCAAGATGATAAGCCCTCAAAGCATCGCTATCGCTTGCGCGGCAGTGGGATTGGCCGGGAAAGAGAGCAATTTATTCAAATTCACGGTCAAATACTCCCTTATTTTTGTAGCGATCATGGGAGTTGTGATTAGCGCGATTGCGTATTTGATCCCTGAAGTGGTGCCTGCGATAAAGTAG
- a CDS encoding adenine-specific DNA glycosylase, which produces METLHNALLKWYEEFGRKDLPFRNLKGINAPYEVYISEVMSQQTQISTVVKRFYSPFLEAFPTLKDLASAQLEEVLLLWRGLGYYSRAKNLKKSAEICVKEHNSQLPNDYQSLLKLPGIGTYTANAILCFGFREKSACVDANIKRVLLRLFGLDPNITAKDLQIKANDFLNLNESFNHNQALIDLGALICSPKPKCAICPLNPYCLGKNHPEKHTLKKKQEIIQEEHYLGVVIQNNQIALEKIEQKLYFGMHHFPNLKENLEYKLPFLGAIKHSHTKFKLNLNLYLAAIKDLKNPIRFYSLKDLETLPISSMTLKILNFLKQKNLFGG; this is translated from the coding sequence CTGGAAACTTTACACAACGCCCTTTTAAAATGGTATGAAGAATTTGGGCGAAAGGATTTACCTTTTAGGAATTTAAAGGGCATTAACGCCCCTTATGAAGTCTATATCAGTGAAGTGATGAGCCAACAAACCCAAATCAGCACGGTGGTTAAGCGTTTTTATTCCCCTTTTTTAGAAGCTTTCCCCACTTTAAAAGACTTAGCGAGCGCTCAATTAGAAGAGGTTTTATTGCTCTGGAGAGGGCTTGGCTACTATTCAAGGGCTAAAAATTTAAAAAAAAGCGCTGAAATTTGCGTTAAAGAACACAACTCACAATTACCCAATGACTATCAAAGCCTATTGAAACTCCCCGGGATTGGCACATACACGGCTAATGCGATTTTATGTTTTGGTTTTAGAGAGAAGAGCGCATGCGTGGATGCCAATATCAAACGAGTGCTTTTAAGGCTTTTTGGTTTGGATCCAAATATCACGGCTAAAGACTTACAAATTAAAGCGAATGACTTTCTCAATCTCAATGAAAGCTTCAATCATAACCAAGCCCTAATTGATCTAGGGGCTTTAATCTGCTCCCCTAAACCCAAATGCGCGATTTGCCCTTTAAACCCTTATTGTTTGGGTAAAAACCATCCAGAAAAACACACGCTTAAGAAAAAACAAGAAATCATTCAAGAAGAGCATTACTTGGGCGTTGTGATCCAAAATAACCAAATCGCTTTAGAAAAAATAGAGCAAAAACTCTATTTTGGGATGCACCATTTCCCCAATCTCAAAGAAAACCTAGAATACAAGCTCCCCTTTTTAGGTGCAATCAAACACAGCCACACTAAATTCAAGCTCAATTTAAACCTCTATTTAGCTGCGATAAAAGATTTAAAAAACCCTATTCGTTTTTATAGCCTTAAAGACTTAGAAACCTTACCCATAAGCTCTATGACGCTTAAAATTTTGAATTTTTTAAAACAAAAAAATTTATTTGGGGGTTAA
- a CDS encoding DASS family sodium-coupled anion symporter, with amino-acid sequence MIKQILSILAPFFIATLLYFLGAPDGLNPNAWLYFCIFMGMIIGLVLEPVPPGLVALSALVLCVALKIGASDEVASANKAISWGLSGYANKTVWLVFVAFILGLGYEKSLLGKRIALLLIRFLGQTPLGLGYAIGLSELCLAPFIPSNSARSGGILYPIVSSIPPLMGSAPNDNPDKIGAYLMWVALASTCITSSMFLTALAPNPLAMEIATKMGVNEISWFSWFLAFLPCGVVLILLAPLLAYKTCKPTLKGSKEVSLWAKKELEGMGRFSLKEILMLSLTLLALLGWIFSKPLGLAASATALIVMVLMAFCKIVSYEDIIKNKSAFNIFLLLGSLLTMAGGLKNVGFLNFIGNAAKNFLEHANLDPLIAVLFIIAFFYLSHYFFASITAHVSALFALFVGIGSHIQGVNLQELSLFLMLSLGIMGILTPYGTGPSTIYYGSGYISSKDFWKWGFIFGMVYLIVFLSVCVPWVKFIAYRWL; translated from the coding sequence ATGATTAAACAAATTCTCTCAATCCTTGCCCCTTTTTTTATCGCAACGCTATTGTATTTTTTAGGCGCACCAGATGGGTTAAACCCTAACGCATGGCTTTATTTTTGTATTTTCATGGGCATGATTATAGGGCTAGTTTTAGAGCCGGTGCCACCAGGTTTAGTGGCATTGAGCGCATTAGTGTTGTGCGTGGCGTTAAAAATTGGAGCGAGCGATGAAGTAGCGAGCGCTAATAAGGCTATTTCGTGGGGTTTGAGCGGGTATGCGAATAAAACGGTGTGGCTTGTGTTTGTCGCTTTTATTTTGGGTTTAGGGTATGAAAAAAGCTTGTTAGGGAAACGGATCGCTCTTTTACTCATTAGGTTTTTAGGGCAAACCCCTTTAGGTTTAGGCTATGCGATTGGTTTGAGCGAATTGTGTCTAGCCCCCTTTATCCCTAGCAACTCCGCTAGAAGTGGGGGCATACTCTATCCAATCGTTTCATCTATCCCGCCTTTAATGGGATCTGCTCCAAATGATAACCCTGACAAAATCGGCGCGTATTTGATGTGGGTCGCTTTGGCTTCAACTTGCATCACTTCGTCCATGTTTTTAACCGCTCTCGCTCCTAACCCCCTAGCAATGGAAATCGCTACCAAAATGGGCGTGAATGAAATCTCATGGTTTTCGTGGTTTTTAGCGTTCTTGCCTTGTGGGGTGGTTTTGATCTTGCTTGCACCTTTATTAGCGTATAAAACCTGCAAACCCACCTTAAAAGGCTCAAAAGAAGTGAGTTTGTGGGCTAAAAAAGAATTAGAGGGCATGGGGAGGTTTTCTTTAAAAGAAATTTTAATGCTCAGCCTCACTTTATTGGCTTTATTGGGTTGGATTTTTAGCAAACCTTTAGGCTTGGCAGCGAGCGCGACGGCTTTGATTGTCATGGTTTTAATGGCGTTTTGTAAGATTGTAAGCTATGAAGACATCATCAAAAACAAAAGCGCGTTCAACATTTTTTTATTGCTTGGATCGCTGCTCACGATGGCTGGCGGGCTTAAAAATGTAGGGTTTTTAAATTTTATCGGCAATGCGGCTAAAAATTTTTTAGAGCATGCTAACTTGGATCCGTTAATAGCGGTCTTGTTTATTATAGCTTTCTTTTATCTGTCGCATTATTTTTTCGCTAGCATCACCGCTCATGTGAGTGCGTTATTTGCACTTTTTGTGGGGATTGGTTCGCACATTCAAGGGGTCAATTTGCAAGAATTGAGCTTGTTTTTAATGCTTTCTTTAGGGATTATGGGGATTTTAACCCCCTATGGCACAGGCCCATCCACCATTTATTACGGGAGCGGGTATATTTCAAGCAAGGATTTTTGGAAATGGGGGTTTATTTTTGGTATGGTGTATTTGATCGTGTTTTTAAGCGTGTGCGTGCCTTGGGTCAAATTCATCGCTTATAGGTGGTTGTAG
- the ccoN gene encoding cytochrome-c oxidase, cbb3-type subunit I, which produces MQENVPLSYDYSISKLFLYAMVGFGIIGMLIGIVLAFELSFPNLNYIAGEYGVFGRLRPLHTNAVIYGFTLGGIWASWYYIGQRVLKITYHQHPFLKIVGLLHFWLWITLLILGVISLFAGLTQSKEYAELMWPLDIVVVVAWVLWGVNMFGSMSVRRENTIYVSLWYYIATYVGIAVMYIFNNLSIPTYFVADMGSVWHSISMYSGSNDALIQWWWGHNAVAFVFTSGVIGTIYYFLPKESGQPIFSYKLTLFSFWSLMFVYIWAGGHHLIYSTVPDWVQTLSSVFSVVLILPSWGTAINMLLTMRGQWHQLKESPLIKFLVLASTFYMLSTLEGSIQAIKSVNALAHFTDWIIGHVHDGVLGWVGFTLIASMYHMTTRLFKREIYSGRLVDFQFWIMTLGIVLYFSSMWIAGITQGMMWRDVDQYGNLTYQFIDTVKVLIPYYNIRGVGGLMYFTGFIIFAYNIFMTITAGKKLEREPNYATPMSR; this is translated from the coding sequence ATGCAAGAAAATGTGCCTTTGAGTTATGATTATTCCATTAGCAAATTGTTTCTTTATGCGATGGTTGGCTTTGGGATAATAGGCATGTTAATAGGGATCGTGTTAGCCTTTGAATTGTCTTTCCCTAACTTGAATTACATTGCAGGGGAGTATGGCGTTTTTGGCCGATTGCGCCCTTTACACACGAATGCGGTGATCTATGGTTTCACCCTTGGGGGGATTTGGGCGAGTTGGTATTATATCGGTCAAAGGGTGCTTAAAATCACTTATCACCAACACCCCTTTTTGAAAATTGTAGGGTTATTGCATTTTTGGCTCTGGATTACTCTTTTAATTCTAGGGGTCATTAGCTTGTTTGCTGGTCTTACTCAATCTAAAGAATACGCTGAATTGATGTGGCCTTTAGATATTGTTGTGGTTGTGGCATGGGTGTTATGGGGGGTTAATATGTTTGGGAGCATGAGCGTTAGAAGAGAAAATACCATTTATGTGTCTTTATGGTATTACATCGCTACTTATGTGGGTATAGCGGTGATGTATATTTTCAATAACCTTTCTATCCCCACCTATTTTGTCGCTGATATGGGGAGTGTTTGGCATTCTATTTCTATGTATTCAGGCAGTAATGATGCGCTCATTCAATGGTGGTGGGGGCATAATGCGGTCGCTTTTGTCTTTACGAGTGGGGTGATTGGCACGATTTATTATTTCTTGCCTAAAGAGAGCGGTCAGCCTATCTTTTCTTACAAACTCACTTTGTTTTCTTTCTGGAGCTTGATGTTTGTTTATATTTGGGCAGGCGGGCACCATTTGATTTATTCCACCGTGCCTGATTGGGTGCAAACCCTTTCTAGCGTGTTTTCAGTGGTATTAATCTTGCCTTCGTGGGGGACAGCCATTAACATGCTTTTAACGATGCGAGGCCAGTGGCACCAGCTCAAAGAAAGCCCTTTGATCAAATTCTTAGTTTTGGCTTCAACTTTCTACATGCTTTCCACTTTAGAAGGCTCTATTCAAGCCATTAAGAGCGTGAACGCCTTAGCCCACTTCACCGATTGGATTATAGGGCATGTGCATGACGGCGTGCTTGGGTGGGTAGGCTTCACTTTAATCGCGAGCATGTATCACATGACGACTAGACTTTTCAAAAGAGAGATTTATTCAGGTAGGCTTGTGGATTTCCAATTTTGGATCATGACTTTAGGGATTGTGCTTTACTTTTCGTCCATGTGGATTGCAGGGATCACGCAAGGGATGATGTGGAGGGATGTGGATCAGTATGGGAATCTCACTTACCAGTTCATTGACACGGTTAAGGTGCTAATCCCTTATTACAATATTAGAGGCGTTGGGGGTCTTATGTATTTTACCGGGTTTATTATTTTTGCTTACAATATTTTTATGACAATCACAGCAGGCAAAAAATTAGAGCGTGAGCCCAATTACGCCACGCCTATGTCTAGATAG
- the ccoO gene encoding cytochrome-c oxidase, cbb3-type subunit II has protein sequence MFSFLEKNPFFFTLAFIFVFAIAGLVEILPNFFKSARPIEGLRPYTVLETAGRQIYIKEGCYHCHSQLIRPFQAEVDRYGAYSLSGEYAYDRPFLWGSKRIGPDLHRVGDYRTTDWHEKHMFDPKSVVPHSIMPAYKHLFAKKSDFDTAYAEALTQKKVFGVPYDTENGVKLGSVEEAKKAYLEEAKKITADMKDKRVLEAIERGEVLEIVALIAYLNSLGNSRINANQNAK, from the coding sequence ATGTTTAGTTTTTTAGAAAAAAACCCGTTCTTTTTCACTCTTGCGTTTATTTTTGTGTTTGCGATTGCGGGCTTGGTGGAGATTTTGCCTAACTTCTTTAAATCCGCTCGCCCCATTGAAGGCTTACGGCCTTATACGGTTTTAGAAACAGCGGGGAGACAAATTTATATTAAAGAAGGTTGCTATCATTGCCATTCCCAACTCATCCGCCCTTTTCAAGCTGAGGTGGATCGATACGGTGCGTATAGTTTGAGCGGGGAATATGCGTATGATAGGCCATTTTTATGGGGATCTAAAAGGATTGGCCCTGATTTGCACAGGGTGGGGGATTATCGCACAACCGATTGGCATGAAAAACACATGTTTGATCCCAAAAGCGTTGTGCCGCACAGCATCATGCCCGCCTATAAGCATTTATTTGCAAAAAAGAGCGACTTTGACACCGCTTATGCAGAAGCTTTGACGCAAAAAAAGGTTTTTGGCGTGCCTTATGACACAGAAAACGGCGTGAAATTAGGGAGCGTGGAAGAAGCGAAAAAAGCCTATTTAGAAGAAGCTAAAAAAATCACAGCCGATATGAAAGACAAGAGGGTGTTAGAAGCGATTGAGAGAGGTGAAGTGTTAGAAATTGTGGCTTTGATCGCTTATTTGAATAGCTTGGGTAATTCCAGGATTAACGCCAATCAAAACGCTAAATAA
- a CDS encoding cytochrome c oxidase, cbb3-type, CcoQ subunit encodes MDLESVRGFAYAFFTILFTLFLYAYIFSMYRKQKKGIMDYERYGRLALNDALEDELIEPRHKNAHDNGIKES; translated from the coding sequence ATGGATTTAGAAAGTGTGAGAGGTTTTGCGTATGCGTTTTTTACCATTCTTTTTACGCTCTTTTTATACGCTTATATTTTTAGCATGTATAGAAAGCAAAAAAAGGGCATCATGGATTATGAGCGATACGGACGCTTAGCGTTAAATGATGCTTTAGAAGATGAGTTGATTGAACCACGCCATAAAAACGCTCATGATAATGGCATAAAGGAAAGTTGA
- the ccoP gene encoding cytochrome-c oxidase, cbb3-type subunit III, whose amino-acid sequence MDFLNDHINVFGLIAALVILVLTIYESSSLIKEMRDSKSQGELMDNGHLIDGIGEFANNVPVGWIASYMCTIVWAFWYFFFGYPLNSFSQIGQYNEEVKAHNQKFEAKWKNLGQKELVDMGQGIFLVHCSQCHGISAEGLHGSAQNLVHWGKEEGIMDTIKHGSKGMDYLAGEMPAMELDEKDAKAIASYVMAEISSVKKTKNPQLIDKGKELFESMGCTGCHGNDGKGLQENQVFAADLTTYGTENFLRNILTHGKKGNIGHMPSFKYKNFSDLQVKALAEFIQSLKPLED is encoded by the coding sequence ATGGATTTTTTAAACGACCATATAAATGTTTTTGGCTTGATTGCAGCGCTTGTGATTTTAGTTTTAACCATCTATGAATCCAGCTCGCTCATTAAAGAAATGCGCGACAGCAAATCTCAAGGTGAGCTCATGGATAATGGGCATTTGATTGATGGGATAGGGGAGTTTGCCAATAATGTTCCGGTAGGCTGGATCGCAAGCTATATGTGCACGATTGTGTGGGCTTTTTGGTATTTTTTCTTTGGGTATCCGCTGAATAGCTTTTCTCAAATCGGGCAATACAATGAAGAGGTTAAAGCGCACAACCAAAAATTTGAAGCCAAATGGAAGAATTTGGGTCAAAAGGAATTGGTGGATATGGGTCAAGGCATCTTTTTAGTCCATTGTTCGCAATGCCATGGCATCAGCGCTGAGGGCTTGCATGGGAGCGCTCAAAATCTGGTGCACTGGGGTAAAGAAGAGGGCATTATGGACACCATTAAGCATGGCTCTAAAGGCATGGATTATCTCGCTGGGGAAATGCCCGCTATGGAATTAGACGAAAAAGACGCTAAAGCGATCGCGAGCTATGTGATGGCAGAAATTTCTAGCGTTAAAAAGACCAAAAACCCTCAACTCATTGATAAAGGCAAGGAGCTGTTTGAAAGCATGGGCTGCACAGGCTGTCATGGCAATGATGGTAAGGGTTTGCAAGAAAATCAAGTGTTTGCAGCCGATTTGACCACTTACGGCACAGAGAATTTTTTGAGAAATATCTTAACGCATGGCAAAAAGGGCAATATAGGGCATATGCCATCGTTCAAGTATAAAAACTTTAGCGATTTGCAAGTTAAAGCGTTAGCCGAATTTATCCAATCGCTAAAACCCTTAGAAGATTAA
- a CDS encoding DUF4006 family protein produces MKFLNGLAGNLLIVVILLCVAVFFTFKAIHIQKEQATNYYRYKDINALETKNTQNRANYELVNQGSKK; encoded by the coding sequence ATGAAATTTTTAAACGGATTAGCAGGGAATTTACTGATTGTGGTTATTTTATTGTGTGTGGCCGTTTTTTTTACATTCAAAGCGATCCATATCCAAAAAGAGCAAGCCACCAATTATTACCGCTATAAGGATATTAACGCTTTAGAGACAAAAAACACCCAAAACCGGGCTAATTATGAATTAGTCAATCAAGGGAGTAAAAAATGA
- a CDS encoding menaquinone biosynthesis family protein: MISVAHSPDADDIFMYYAIKFGWIDCPIKNKTFHNIALDIETLNQEALKNTYDVSAISFGLYPKIANDYALLPTATSFGNGYGPKLVKKKGVKLKKDFRVALSGDHTTNALLFKIYYKHARITYMNFLDIEKAVLEGSVHAGVLIHENILDFHNGLEVEKELWDVWKELIKVDLPLPLGGMAIRRSIPLYRAILIKKALIKAVEVALKHQNLLSNMLLERSLIRVNMERLQTYLSLYANETSTRLSEIQILAIDKLFELGYQHGFYANLLKAKDCLLTDEYLQYRFS, translated from the coding sequence TTGATTAGTGTCGCTCATAGCCCTGATGCTGATGATATTTTCATGTATTATGCGATTAAGTTTGGCTGGATAGATTGCCCCATTAAAAATAAAACATTCCACAACATCGCCCTTGATATTGAAACCCTAAACCAAGAAGCCCTAAAAAACACTTATGATGTGAGCGCAATCAGCTTTGGGCTATACCCTAAAATTGCAAACGATTATGCTTTGCTCCCTACAGCGACGAGCTTTGGGAACGGCTATGGGCCTAAATTAGTGAAAAAAAAGGGTGTGAAATTGAAAAAAGATTTTAGAGTCGCATTAAGCGGGGATCACACCACCAACGCCCTTTTGTTTAAGATCTATTACAAACATGCACGCATCACTTACATGAATTTTTTGGACATTGAAAAAGCGGTGCTTGAAGGGAGCGTGCATGCGGGCGTGCTCATCCATGAAAATATCTTGGATTTTCATAATGGATTAGAAGTGGAAAAAGAATTGTGGGATGTTTGGAAAGAACTCATTAAAGTTGATTTACCCTTGCCTTTAGGGGGCATGGCGATTAGGCGCTCTATCCCCTTGTATCGCGCGATTTTGATTAAAAAGGCTTTGATTAAAGCGGTTGAAGTCGCTTTAAAACACCAAAATTTGCTCTCTAACATGCTGTTAGAACGCTCGCTCATTCGTGTCAATATGGAGCGGCTACAAACTTATTTAAGCTTGTATGCGAATGAAACTTCAACGCGCTTAAGCGAGATTCAAATCCTCGCCATAGACAAGCTTTTTGAATTAGGCTATCAGCATGGGTTTTATGCCAATTTGTTAAAGGCTAAAGATTGCTTGCTCACTGATGAGTATTTGCAATACCGCTTTTCTTAA
- the recA gene encoding recombinase RecA, producing the protein MAIDEDKQKAISLAIKQIDKVFGKGALVRLGDKQVEKIDAISTGSLGLDLALGIGGVPKGRIIEIYGPESSGKTTLSLHIIAECQKNGGVCAFIDAEHALDVHYAKRLGVDTENLLVSQPDTGEQALEILETITRSGGIDLVVVDSVAALTPKAEIDGDMGDQHVGLQARLMSHALRKITGVLHKMNTTLIFINQIRMKIGMMGYGSPETTTGGNALKFYASVRIDIRRIATLKQNEQHIGNRAKAKVVKNKVAPPFREAEFDIMFGEGISKEGEIIDYGVKLDIVDKSGAWLSYQDKKLGQGRENAKALLKEDKALANEITLKIKESIGSNEEIMPLPDEPLEEME; encoded by the coding sequence ATGGCAATAGATGAAGACAAACAAAAAGCGATTTCTTTAGCGATCAAACAAATTGATAAGGTTTTTGGTAAGGGGGCGTTGGTGCGTCTTGGGGATAAGCAAGTAGAAAAGATTGACGCTATTTCTACAGGCTCGTTAGGGTTGGATCTGGCTTTAGGGATTGGGGGCGTTCCAAAAGGTAGGATCATTGAAATTTATGGGCCAGAGTCAAGCGGGAAGACCACTCTAAGCTTGCATATCATTGCAGAATGCCAAAAAAATGGGGGCGTGTGCGCGTTTATTGACGCTGAGCATGCCCTAGATGTGCATTATGCTAAGAGGCTAGGCGTGGATACGGAAAATTTACTCGTTTCCCAACCTGATACAGGCGAGCAAGCTTTAGAGATTTTAGAAACGATCACCAGAAGCGGAGGGATTGATTTAGTGGTGGTGGATTCCGTAGCGGCTCTTACGCCTAAAGCGGAGATTGATGGGGATATGGGCGATCAGCATGTGGGCTTGCAAGCAAGGCTTATGAGCCATGCGTTAAGAAAAATCACCGGTGTTTTGCACAAGATGAACACTACTCTCATTTTTATCAATCAAATCAGGATGAAGATTGGCATGATGGGTTATGGGAGTCCAGAGACCACAACCGGAGGTAATGCCTTAAAATTCTATGCGAGCGTTAGGATTGATATTAGAAGGATTGCGACTTTAAAACAAAACGAACAGCATATTGGCAACAGGGCTAAAGCCAAAGTGGTTAAAAATAAAGTCGCTCCGCCCTTTAGAGAAGCGGAATTTGACATCATGTTTGGGGAAGGGATTTCTAAAGAAGGCGAAATCATTGATTATGGCGTGAAATTAGACATTGTGGATAAGAGTGGGGCATGGCTTAGTTACCAGGATAAAAAGCTAGGGCAAGGCCGAGAAAACGCTAAAGCCTTACTGAAAGAAGACAAAGCCCTAGCGAATGAAATCACTCTTAAAATTAAAGAGAGTATTGGCTCTAATGAAGAGATCATGCCCTTACCAGATGAGCCTTTAGAAGAAATGGAATAG